A DNA window from Stigmatella aurantiaca contains the following coding sequences:
- a CDS encoding TIGR03885 family FMN-dependent LLM class oxidoreductase has product MNGVPRLQAGYHASHEQFPPSELLGLVRKAEEAGFQAVLNSDHFHPWTEAQGQSGFVWSFMGAALAVTKLSMGAVNAPGQRYHPALIAQALGTLGEMFPGRAWVALGSGQFLNEAITGQGWPAKDQRNARLRECVDIMRALFRGETVTHRGLVTVEGAKLYTRPAQAPLLVGAAITPKTAEWVGGWADGLITTSRPPDALRQVVEAFRRGGGEGKPMFLKVQLSYAPDEARAREGALRQWGANIFPSAVLSDLRSPSHFEELTHTVQPHDLDGAVRISSSLQQHLDWLGEDVRLGFDRLYLHNVNREQAPFIEAFGEKVLPALQRG; this is encoded by the coding sequence ATGAACGGTGTCCCCAGACTGCAGGCCGGTTACCACGCATCCCACGAACAGTTTCCCCCCAGCGAGCTGCTCGGCCTGGTGCGAAAGGCGGAGGAGGCGGGCTTCCAGGCCGTTCTCAACTCCGACCACTTCCACCCCTGGACGGAGGCCCAGGGCCAGAGCGGCTTCGTCTGGTCCTTCATGGGCGCGGCGCTCGCCGTCACGAAGCTCTCCATGGGGGCGGTGAACGCGCCGGGCCAGCGCTACCACCCCGCGCTCATCGCACAGGCGCTGGGCACCCTGGGCGAGATGTTCCCGGGGCGGGCCTGGGTGGCGCTCGGCAGCGGCCAGTTCCTCAACGAGGCCATCACCGGCCAAGGCTGGCCCGCCAAGGACCAGCGCAACGCGCGGCTGCGCGAGTGCGTGGACATCATGCGCGCCCTCTTCCGCGGCGAGACGGTGACGCACCGGGGGCTCGTGACGGTGGAGGGGGCGAAGCTCTACACCCGGCCCGCGCAGGCGCCCCTGCTGGTGGGCGCGGCCATCACCCCGAAGACGGCGGAGTGGGTGGGCGGCTGGGCCGATGGGCTCATCACCACCTCCAGGCCTCCGGACGCGCTGCGCCAGGTGGTGGAGGCGTTCCGCCGGGGCGGCGGCGAGGGCAAGCCCATGTTCCTCAAGGTGCAGCTCTCCTACGCCCCGGACGAGGCGCGGGCGCGCGAGGGCGCCCTGCGGCAGTGGGGCGCGAACATCTTCCCCAGCGCGGTGCTCAGCGACCTGCGGAGCCCCTCGCACTTCGAGGAGCTGACCCACACGGTGCAGCCGCATGACCTGGACGGAGCGGTGCGCATCTCCTCCAGCCTCCAGCAGCACCTGGACTGGCTCGGCGAGGACGTCCGCCTGGGCTTCGACCGGCTCTACCTGCACAACGTCAACCGCGAGCAGGCGCCCTTCATCGAAGCCTTCGGCGAGAAGGTGCTGCCCGCGCTCCAGCGCGGGTAG
- a CDS encoding NAD(P)-dependent alcohol dehydrogenase, which translates to MISARGYAAQNAKSPLAPFQFERREPGARDVQIEILFCGVCHSDLHQARNEWGGSLYPMVPGHEIVGRVVRVGAEVQKFKAGDLAGVGCMVDSCRTCGSCKEGLEQYCEAGSTLTYNAKERDGQTLTQGGYSDAIVVDEAFVLKIPANLDLAGAAPLLCAGITTYSPLRHWKVKPGQRIGVVGLGGLGHMGVKLARAMGAQVVVFSHTDRKKQDALRLGAHEVVVSSNPDEMAAQAGRFDFILDTVSAQHDINAYLNLLRRDGTVVLVGAPEKPLPVNAFSLLAGRKGLFGSGIGGIQETQEMLDFCAQHGIVSDIELIPIQQINEAYERLLKGDVKYRFVIDMKSLR; encoded by the coding sequence ATGATTTCCGCCCGTGGTTACGCCGCCCAGAACGCGAAGTCCCCCCTGGCCCCGTTCCAGTTCGAGCGCCGGGAGCCCGGCGCGCGGGACGTGCAGATCGAGATCCTCTTCTGTGGTGTTTGCCACTCGGACCTCCACCAGGCCCGGAACGAGTGGGGCGGCTCGCTGTACCCCATGGTGCCGGGACACGAGATTGTCGGCCGCGTGGTCCGCGTGGGGGCAGAGGTCCAGAAGTTCAAGGCGGGTGATCTGGCCGGAGTCGGCTGCATGGTCGACTCGTGCCGCACGTGCGGCAGCTGCAAGGAGGGGCTCGAGCAGTACTGCGAGGCGGGCAGCACCCTGACGTACAACGCCAAGGAGCGGGATGGCCAGACGCTCACCCAGGGGGGCTACTCCGACGCCATCGTGGTGGACGAGGCCTTCGTCCTGAAGATTCCCGCGAACCTGGACCTGGCGGGCGCCGCCCCCTTGCTGTGCGCGGGCATCACCACGTACTCGCCGCTCCGCCACTGGAAGGTGAAGCCGGGCCAGCGCATCGGCGTGGTGGGGCTGGGCGGGTTGGGGCACATGGGCGTGAAGCTCGCGCGGGCCATGGGGGCTCAGGTGGTCGTGTTCAGCCACACGGACCGGAAGAAGCAGGATGCGCTCCGGCTCGGGGCCCACGAGGTGGTGGTGTCCTCGAACCCGGACGAGATGGCCGCCCAGGCCGGGCGGTTCGACTTCATCCTCGATACCGTCTCGGCCCAGCATGACATCAACGCCTACCTGAACCTCCTGCGGCGCGACGGGACCGTGGTGCTGGTGGGGGCGCCCGAGAAGCCCCTGCCCGTCAACGCCTTCTCGCTGCTGGCTGGGCGCAAGGGCCTCTTCGGCTCGGGCATCGGCGGCATCCAGGAGACGCAGGAGATGCTCGACTTCTGCGCCCAGCACGGCATCGTCTCCGACATCGAGCTGATCCCCATCCAGCAGATCAACGAGGCCTACGAGCGGCTGCTGAAGGGTGATGTGAAGTACCGCTTCGTCATCGACATGAAGAGCCTGCGGTAG
- a CDS encoding zf-TFIIB domain-containing protein, with translation MNPCPFCFGKMSPTFTNGLPREKCTKCASLWFEGESLVNLVGPEAAAVLAQRTKGKPGQCKHCNASLSYVAQCPRCGHDAPACPPCGTAPLAVAKVHGLRMDICSSCNGMALDPSGLERLQQIAAENRPRKPVVTTQELLKTLKKAPCSACQRKQLLKHTFTYDNKLYCGSCAPAGAAPFDIELARASPALAPALGIYLTGNEDVAADAVSMGITWLFKTAASHLLE, from the coding sequence ATGAACCCCTGCCCTTTCTGCTTCGGAAAGATGTCCCCCACCTTTACCAATGGCTTGCCCCGGGAGAAGTGCACCAAGTGCGCCTCGCTCTGGTTCGAGGGGGAGAGCCTGGTGAACCTGGTGGGCCCCGAGGCGGCCGCCGTGCTCGCCCAGCGGACGAAGGGCAAACCCGGACAATGCAAACACTGCAATGCGTCATTGTCCTACGTGGCCCAGTGCCCACGCTGTGGGCATGACGCCCCCGCCTGTCCGCCGTGTGGCACCGCGCCGCTGGCGGTGGCCAAGGTGCACGGCCTCCGGATGGACATCTGCTCCAGCTGCAACGGCATGGCGCTGGACCCCAGCGGGCTGGAGCGGCTGCAACAGATCGCCGCGGAGAACCGCCCGCGCAAGCCGGTGGTGACGACGCAGGAGCTGCTGAAGACGCTCAAGAAGGCCCCCTGCTCCGCGTGCCAGCGCAAGCAGCTGCTCAAACACACCTTCACCTATGACAACAAGCTGTACTGCGGCAGCTGCGCTCCCGCCGGGGCGGCGCCCTTCGACATCGAGCTGGCCCGGGCCAGCCCGGCGCTCGCCCCCGCCCTGGGCATCTACCTCACGGGCAACGAGGACGTGGCGGCGGATGCGGTCTCGATGGGCATCACCTGGCTGTTCAAGACCGCGGCCTCCCACCTGCTGGAGTGA
- a CDS encoding LysR family transcriptional regulator encodes MASTPLNALNAFLTVGRQRSFTVAAANLGISPSALSQSIRQLEARLGVPLLTRTTRSVSLTEAGQRLLESAGPAVDQALEALKTAVARPGEVTGRVRLSVPSFAVEAFVLPILRSFMARHPQVEVEVRVEDQLVDIVERQLDAGIRMSETIQKDMVQVRLSKGFRFVVVGSPAYLKRRGTPQHPKDLLQHDCLNYRLSSTNAVYAWELERGKKQWRIPVQGTLISNDTNVLHGMAEAGLGLMYTFESAVEPLLKRGALRIVLEPYAAWADGFFLYFPSRAQVSPAFRAFVDVAREVTAERP; translated from the coding sequence ATGGCCTCGACCCCTCTCAACGCCCTGAACGCCTTCCTGACCGTGGGCCGCCAACGGAGCTTCACCGTGGCCGCCGCCAACCTGGGCATCTCCCCTTCCGCGCTGAGCCAGTCCATCCGCCAGCTGGAGGCCCGGCTGGGCGTGCCCCTGCTCACCCGGACCACCCGGAGCGTCTCGCTAACCGAGGCGGGCCAGCGGCTGCTGGAGTCGGCGGGGCCCGCGGTGGACCAGGCGCTCGAGGCCTTGAAGACGGCGGTGGCCCGGCCGGGCGAAGTCACGGGACGGGTACGGCTGTCCGTTCCCAGCTTCGCCGTGGAGGCCTTCGTGCTGCCCATCCTCCGGAGCTTCATGGCGCGCCATCCCCAGGTGGAGGTGGAGGTGCGCGTCGAGGACCAGCTCGTGGACATCGTGGAGAGGCAACTCGACGCGGGCATCCGCATGTCCGAGACCATCCAGAAGGACATGGTGCAGGTGCGGCTGTCGAAGGGCTTCCGCTTCGTCGTGGTGGGGTCCCCGGCGTACCTCAAGCGCCGGGGCACGCCCCAGCACCCCAAGGATCTGCTCCAGCACGACTGTCTGAACTACCGGCTCTCCTCCACCAACGCCGTGTACGCCTGGGAGCTGGAACGCGGGAAGAAGCAGTGGCGCATCCCGGTGCAGGGCACCCTCATCTCCAACGACACGAACGTGCTCCACGGGATGGCGGAGGCGGGCCTGGGACTCATGTACACGTTCGAATCGGCCGTGGAGCCGCTCTTGAAGCGCGGCGCCCTGCGCATCGTCCTCGAACCCTACGCGGCGTGGGCAGACGGGTTCTTCCTGTACTTCCCCAGCCGCGCCCAGGTGTCGCCAGCCTTCCGGGCCTTCGTGGACGTGGCCCGGGAGGTGACGGCGGAACGGCCTTGA
- a CDS encoding serine/threonine-protein kinase: MSDGAVTPFGKYELLERLGAGGMAVVYRARYTAAPGISKPVVIKRVLGHYAEDPAFVEMFVHEARISVGLNHGNIVQVFDFGQVQGEYYLAMELVDGQPLSRLLKKAEALGLAQLPPPLAVNIAIEMCKGLHHAHTRKDERGRPLGLVHRDISPDNVLVSYEGEVKISDFGIAKAQLAGRPVTESGVVKGKFRYLSPEQACAEKDLDARSDVYAVGVVLYRMLCGRLPTEGHEYAVMHRIVEGRLTPPRELNPGLEEDLVQILQEALATDREARIPDMEALHLRLSQWTASMAPMFPVHTLKHLTALLCESELTARGRPPPLPPKFREQVARWIAQQQVKPRPSPEASTPWPGTTAAGSARPETGSEATRPVRRVARAEPRRAAWPQGDEGALDGDTREMAPVVREAASAAKAGAPPDGYAKVVGVLMNLPHWRLLAAGAVLAVMLFKIAVAYFGWGTPTLVIRSEPPGALVSIDHTFKGKTPLELPDISRSEPHTLELTRQGMKVWSRRFEPGTLSERLDVTLEPANPLQRGP; encoded by the coding sequence TTGAGCGACGGTGCCGTCACCCCTTTCGGAAAGTACGAGCTGCTCGAACGCCTGGGCGCCGGAGGCATGGCGGTGGTCTACCGGGCCCGCTACACCGCCGCGCCGGGCATCTCCAAGCCCGTGGTCATCAAGCGGGTGCTGGGCCACTACGCGGAGGACCCCGCCTTCGTGGAGATGTTTGTCCATGAGGCGCGCATCTCCGTGGGGCTCAACCACGGCAACATCGTCCAGGTCTTCGACTTCGGGCAGGTGCAGGGCGAGTACTACCTGGCCATGGAGCTGGTCGACGGGCAGCCCCTCTCCCGCCTGCTCAAGAAGGCCGAGGCCCTGGGGCTGGCGCAGCTGCCCCCGCCGCTGGCGGTGAATATCGCCATCGAGATGTGCAAGGGCTTGCACCATGCCCACACGCGCAAGGACGAGCGGGGGCGCCCCCTGGGGCTCGTGCACCGGGACATCTCTCCGGACAACGTCCTCGTCAGCTACGAGGGCGAGGTGAAGATTTCCGACTTCGGCATCGCCAAGGCCCAGCTCGCGGGCCGGCCCGTGACGGAGTCCGGGGTGGTGAAGGGCAAGTTCCGTTACCTCTCGCCGGAGCAGGCGTGCGCGGAGAAGGATCTCGACGCGCGCTCGGACGTCTACGCCGTGGGGGTGGTGCTCTACCGCATGCTCTGCGGCCGGCTGCCCACCGAGGGCCACGAGTACGCCGTCATGCACCGCATCGTCGAGGGGCGGCTCACCCCACCGCGCGAGCTCAACCCCGGCCTGGAGGAGGACCTCGTGCAGATCCTCCAGGAGGCGCTGGCCACCGACCGCGAGGCCCGCATTCCGGACATGGAGGCGCTGCACCTGCGGCTCTCCCAGTGGACGGCGTCCATGGCGCCGATGTTTCCCGTTCACACCCTGAAGCACCTGACGGCCCTGCTGTGCGAGTCCGAGCTGACGGCGCGGGGCCGGCCGCCCCCCCTGCCGCCGAAGTTCCGGGAGCAGGTGGCCCGGTGGATTGCCCAGCAGCAGGTGAAGCCCCGGCCTTCGCCGGAGGCGTCCACGCCGTGGCCTGGCACGACGGCGGCCGGCAGTGCGCGCCCGGAGACAGGTTCCGAGGCGACGCGGCCGGTCCGACGGGTGGCCCGAGCGGAGCCTCGGAGGGCGGCTTGGCCCCAGGGGGACGAAGGGGCACTCGATGGCGACACCCGGGAGATGGCCCCCGTGGTCCGGGAGGCCGCCTCGGCCGCGAAGGCTGGCGCCCCGCCGGATGGCTACGCGAAGGTGGTGGGCGTGCTGATGAATCTGCCCCACTGGCGCCTGCTCGCCGCGGGCGCCGTGCTGGCGGTGATGCTCTTCAAGATCGCCGTGGCGTATTTCGGGTGGGGGACGCCCACGCTGGTGATTCGTTCCGAGCCGCCGGGCGCGCTGGTGAGCATTGACCACACGTTCAAGGGGAAGACGCCCCTGGAGCTGCCGGACATCTCACGCAGCGAGCCGCACACGCTGGAGCTGACGCGGCAGGGGATGAAGGTGTGGTCCCGCCGCTTCGAGCCCGGCACGCTGTCCGAGCGGCTCGATGTCACGCTGGAGCCGGCGAATCCGCTCCAGCGGGGGCCTTGA
- a CDS encoding family 2 encapsulin nanocompartment cargo protein terpene cyclase — MASGRKKQPFQLPDFYVPWPARLNPHLEGTRAHSKAWSYEMGIIGVPKDGSSPEIWNEAQFDAMDYALLCAYTHPEAPGPILDLVTDWYVWVFYFDDHFLEVFKRSQDRAGAKKYLDRLPMFMPVDLSKAPPEPTNPVERGLLDLWTRTVPTRSEDWRRRFFESTVNLLEESNWELSNISERRVSNPIEYIEMRRKVGGAPWSAGLVEHAVSAEVPARIAASRPMEVLKDTFSDAVHLRNDLFSYQREIEEEGELSNGVLVFERFLNIDPQRAANLVNDVLTSRLQQFENTAVTELPPLFVEHGLDPAEQLSVLTYMRGLQDWQSGGHEWHMRSSRYMNNSAEGASAGGSTPFGLSGLGMSAARLPLSPGALGLGRIKNFTHVPFRPVGPVKLPKFYMPYSTSVSPHLQTARRDSKDWARRMGMLDTLPGVPEVSIWNDHKFDVADVALCGALIHPEASVQQLNLTAGWLVWGTYADDYFPAFYGNTRDMAGAKVFNARLTAFMPDGPCTAIPTNPVERGLADLWARTAGPMTERARRQFRKAIQDMTASWLWELANQIQNRIPDPVDYVEMRRKTFGSDLTMSLSRLAHGDAIPEEIFHTRPVRGLENSAADYACLTNDVFSYQKEIEFEGELNNGVLVVQRFLNLEAPQAVETVNDLMTARMRQFEHIVSKELPILVRSAGLNANAQDKLRVYVEKLQRWMAGVLRWHIAVDRYKEFELRSTRKPRRRVGELTGMGTSAARISELFGAGRSKSVAKLGK; from the coding sequence ATGGCCAGTGGGCGTAAAAAACAGCCATTTCAATTGCCAGATTTCTATGTGCCTTGGCCCGCGCGGTTGAACCCTCATCTCGAGGGGACCCGCGCCCACTCGAAGGCCTGGTCGTATGAGATGGGGATCATCGGGGTGCCGAAGGACGGCTCCAGCCCCGAGATCTGGAACGAGGCCCAGTTCGATGCCATGGACTACGCCTTGCTCTGTGCGTACACCCATCCCGAGGCGCCTGGTCCCATTCTGGACCTGGTGACCGATTGGTATGTCTGGGTTTTCTATTTCGATGACCATTTCCTAGAGGTCTTCAAGCGCTCCCAGGACCGGGCGGGCGCGAAGAAATACCTCGACCGGCTGCCGATGTTCATGCCGGTGGATCTCTCCAAGGCACCGCCCGAGCCCACCAATCCGGTCGAGCGGGGGTTGCTGGACCTGTGGACTCGTACCGTGCCCACGCGCTCCGAGGATTGGCGCCGCCGGTTCTTCGAGAGCACCGTGAACCTGCTCGAGGAGTCCAACTGGGAGCTGTCCAATATCAGCGAGCGCCGCGTCTCGAACCCCATCGAGTACATCGAGATGCGCCGCAAGGTCGGCGGGGCCCCCTGGTCCGCGGGACTCGTGGAGCACGCCGTCTCCGCCGAGGTGCCTGCCCGGATCGCCGCCAGCCGGCCCATGGAGGTCCTCAAGGACACGTTCTCCGATGCGGTCCACCTGCGCAACGACCTCTTCTCCTACCAGCGGGAGATCGAAGAGGAGGGCGAGCTGTCCAACGGCGTCCTCGTGTTCGAGCGGTTCCTGAACATCGATCCACAGCGCGCCGCCAACCTCGTCAACGACGTGCTGACCTCCCGGCTCCAGCAGTTCGAGAACACCGCCGTGACGGAGCTGCCGCCGCTCTTCGTGGAGCATGGCCTGGACCCGGCCGAGCAACTGAGTGTCCTCACCTACATGCGGGGACTTCAGGACTGGCAGTCCGGCGGCCACGAGTGGCACATGCGCTCCAGCCGCTACATGAACAACAGCGCCGAGGGCGCTTCGGCGGGGGGCAGCACGCCGTTTGGGTTGTCGGGCCTGGGGATGTCCGCCGCGCGGCTGCCCTTGTCTCCGGGCGCCCTGGGGCTGGGGCGGATCAAGAACTTCACCCACGTGCCCTTCCGGCCGGTGGGGCCGGTGAAGCTGCCGAAGTTCTACATGCCGTACTCCACGAGCGTGAGCCCCCACCTTCAGACGGCCCGCCGGGACTCCAAGGACTGGGCTCGCCGGATGGGCATGCTGGACACGCTTCCGGGCGTGCCCGAGGTCTCCATCTGGAATGACCACAAGTTCGATGTGGCCGATGTGGCCCTGTGCGGCGCCCTGATTCATCCCGAGGCATCCGTCCAGCAGCTCAACCTGACGGCCGGGTGGCTGGTGTGGGGCACCTACGCCGACGACTACTTCCCGGCCTTCTACGGCAACACCCGGGACATGGCGGGGGCGAAGGTCTTCAACGCCCGCCTGACCGCCTTCATGCCGGACGGTCCCTGCACGGCCATTCCCACCAACCCGGTGGAGCGCGGCCTGGCCGACCTGTGGGCGCGCACGGCGGGCCCCATGACCGAGCGGGCGCGGCGCCAGTTCCGCAAGGCCATCCAGGACATGACCGCGAGCTGGCTGTGGGAGCTGGCCAACCAGATCCAGAACCGCATCCCGGATCCGGTCGACTACGTCGAGATGCGCCGCAAGACGTTTGGCTCGGACCTCACGATGAGCCTGTCCCGGCTGGCCCATGGCGACGCCATCCCGGAGGAGATCTTCCATACCCGCCCGGTGCGCGGGCTGGAGAACTCGGCCGCCGATTATGCGTGCCTGACCAACGACGTCTTCTCCTACCAGAAGGAGATCGAGTTCGAGGGTGAGCTCAACAACGGGGTGCTCGTCGTTCAGCGCTTCCTCAACCTCGAGGCGCCCCAGGCCGTCGAGACCGTCAACGATTTGATGACCGCGCGGATGCGCCAGTTCGAGCACATCGTCTCGAAGGAGCTGCCCATCCTGGTGCGCAGCGCCGGGCTGAACGCGAATGCGCAGGACAAGCTGCGCGTCTACGTCGAGAAGCTGCAGCGCTGGATGGCGGGCGTGCTCCGCTGGCACATCGCCGTGGACCGCTACAAGGAATTCGAGCTGCGCAGCACCCGGAAGCCCCGGCGCAGGGTGGGGGAGCTGACCGGGATGGGAACCTCCGCGGCGCGCATCTCCGAGCTGTTCGGTGCCGGCCGGTCCAAGTCCGTGGCGAAGTTGGGGAAATAG
- a CDS encoding family 2B encapsulin nanocompartment shell protein has product MATPVKTDDGAEKQQMSLGTDAARQLATTTKSAPQMQGISSRWLLKLLPWVQVSGGIFRLNRRLSYNVGDGRVSFTSVGAKVQVIPQELRELPLLRGFADDDVLAGLASRFEQRDYKPGDIITEAGKEADSICLIAYGKVNKIGKGKYGDQTVLETLAEGDHYSYQALLETQDYWQFTAKAVTPVTALILPQSSFEAVVALSPSLQRHVEEFKARSRKKKDTSGQAPIELASGHHGEPILPGTYVDYETRPREYELSVAQTVLQIHSRVADLFNDPMNQTEQQLRLTVEALKERKEHELINNREFGLLHNADLKQRIQTRSGPPTPDDMDELLATVWKDPSFFLAHPRTIAAFGQECSRRGIYPTSVDMGGNMVPAWRGIPIMPCNKIPISDARTSSILLMRTGEHNQGVIGLHQAGIPDEIEPSLSVRFMGINEKAVISYLVSTYFSAAVLIPDALGILENAEIGRN; this is encoded by the coding sequence ATGGCGACTCCCGTGAAGACGGATGATGGGGCAGAGAAGCAGCAGATGAGCCTGGGGACGGATGCGGCGCGCCAGCTGGCGACGACGACCAAGTCCGCCCCGCAGATGCAGGGCATCTCCTCCCGGTGGCTGCTGAAGCTGCTGCCGTGGGTCCAGGTCTCCGGCGGCATTTTCCGCCTCAACCGCCGGCTGAGCTACAACGTCGGCGACGGCCGCGTGTCCTTCACCAGCGTGGGCGCCAAGGTGCAGGTCATCCCGCAGGAGCTGCGGGAGCTGCCCCTGCTGCGCGGCTTCGCGGATGACGACGTGCTCGCCGGGCTGGCCTCGCGCTTCGAGCAGCGCGACTACAAGCCCGGGGACATCATCACCGAGGCGGGCAAGGAGGCCGACTCCATCTGCCTCATCGCCTACGGCAAGGTGAACAAGATCGGCAAGGGCAAGTACGGCGACCAGACCGTGCTCGAGACGCTGGCCGAGGGCGACCACTACAGCTACCAGGCGCTGCTGGAGACCCAGGACTACTGGCAGTTCACCGCCAAGGCCGTCACCCCGGTCACGGCGCTGATCCTCCCGCAGTCCTCGTTCGAGGCGGTGGTCGCGCTGTCCCCGTCCCTGCAGCGGCACGTGGAGGAGTTCAAGGCCCGCTCCCGGAAGAAGAAGGACACCTCGGGCCAGGCCCCCATCGAGCTGGCGTCCGGACACCACGGCGAGCCCATCCTGCCGGGCACCTACGTGGATTACGAGACGCGGCCGCGCGAGTACGAGCTGAGCGTGGCCCAGACCGTGCTCCAGATTCACAGCCGCGTCGCGGACCTGTTCAACGACCCGATGAACCAGACCGAGCAGCAGCTGCGGCTGACCGTCGAGGCGCTGAAGGAGCGCAAGGAGCACGAGCTCATCAACAACCGCGAGTTCGGCCTCCTGCACAACGCCGACCTCAAGCAGCGCATCCAGACGCGCAGCGGGCCGCCGACCCCGGATGACATGGACGAGCTGCTGGCCACGGTGTGGAAGGACCCGTCCTTCTTCCTGGCCCACCCGCGCACCATCGCCGCGTTCGGCCAGGAGTGCAGCCGCCGGGGCATCTACCCCACCAGCGTGGACATGGGCGGCAACATGGTGCCCGCCTGGCGCGGCATCCCCATCATGCCCTGCAACAAGATTCCCATCAGCGACGCCCGTACCAGCTCCATCCTGCTGATGCGCACCGGCGAGCACAACCAGGGCGTCATCGGCCTGCACCAGGCGGGCATCCCGGATGAGATTGAACCCAGCCTCTCGGTCCGGTTCATGGGCATCAACGAGAAGGCGGTCATCTCCTACCTGGTGAGCACCTACTTCTCCGCCGCGGTGCTCATCCCGGACGCGCTCGGCATCCTCGAGAACGCTGAGATCGGCCGCAACTAG
- a CDS encoding family 2B encapsulin nanocompartment shell protein, translating to MANPVHSAGGGRAEEQQTSLGTAAARQLTTVTKSRPQMEGISSRWLLKMLPWVEVPGGTYRVNRRLTYAVGDGRLSFSNIGAKVEVVPQELLELPLLRGLEDEGGLLQALASRFVQREYKAGDLIVEAGKPADHVYLLAHGKANKLKQGKYGDPVILDVLADGDHFGDQALVESNDLWPFTVQAMTPCIVLALPQRTFEEIIRQSPVLLAHVAAYQERLRKPQDKAGQASIELSAGHHGEPRLPETFVDYELRPREYELNVAQTMLRIHTRVADLFNNPMNQLDEQVRLTVEALRERQEYEMINNRDFGLLHNADLKQRVITRSGPPTPDDLDELLSRRRKSRFFLAHPRAIAAFGRECTRRGVYPTGVEVEGRKFMAWRGVPLLPCDKIPISDSRTTSIIVMRTGKDDQGVVGLHQTGIPDEIEPGLSLKRMQVDERAIATYLVTTYFSTAVLVPDALGVLENIELGV from the coding sequence ATGGCGAATCCTGTCCATTCGGCGGGTGGTGGTAGGGCCGAGGAGCAGCAGACCAGTTTGGGAACGGCGGCGGCCCGTCAGCTCACGACGGTCACCAAGTCGCGGCCGCAGATGGAGGGCATCTCCTCCCGGTGGCTGCTCAAGATGCTGCCCTGGGTGGAGGTGCCCGGCGGCACCTACCGCGTCAACCGCCGGCTGACCTATGCGGTGGGCGATGGGCGCCTGAGCTTCAGCAACATCGGCGCCAAGGTGGAGGTGGTGCCCCAGGAGCTCCTGGAGCTGCCGCTGCTGCGCGGCCTGGAGGACGAGGGCGGCTTGCTCCAGGCCCTGGCCAGCCGGTTCGTTCAGCGGGAGTACAAGGCGGGGGACCTCATCGTCGAGGCCGGCAAGCCCGCGGACCACGTGTACCTGCTCGCCCACGGCAAGGCCAACAAGCTGAAGCAGGGCAAGTACGGCGACCCCGTCATCCTCGATGTCCTGGCCGACGGGGACCATTTCGGCGACCAGGCGCTGGTCGAGTCGAATGACCTCTGGCCCTTCACGGTCCAGGCGATGACGCCGTGCATCGTGCTGGCGCTGCCGCAGCGGACCTTCGAGGAGATCATCCGGCAGTCGCCGGTGCTCCTCGCCCACGTGGCGGCCTACCAGGAGCGCCTGCGCAAGCCGCAGGACAAGGCCGGGCAGGCCTCCATCGAGCTGTCGGCGGGACACCACGGCGAGCCGCGGCTGCCGGAGACGTTCGTCGACTACGAGCTCCGGCCCCGGGAGTACGAGCTGAATGTGGCGCAGACGATGCTCCGGATTCACACCCGCGTCGCCGACCTGTTCAACAACCCGATGAACCAGCTCGATGAGCAGGTCCGGTTGACCGTCGAGGCCCTGCGTGAGCGGCAGGAGTACGAGATGATCAACAACCGCGACTTCGGGCTGCTGCACAACGCCGACCTGAAGCAGCGGGTCATCACCCGGAGCGGCCCGCCCACCCCGGATGACCTGGACGAGCTGCTGAGCCGGCGCCGGAAGTCCCGGTTCTTCCTGGCCCACCCCCGCGCCATCGCCGCCTTCGGCCGGGAGTGCACCCGCCGGGGGGTCTACCCCACCGGCGTCGAGGTGGAGGGCCGCAAGTTCATGGCCTGGCGCGGCGTGCCCTTGCTGCCCTGCGACAAGATTCCCATCTCCGACAGCCGCACCACCTCCATCATCGTCATGCGCACGGGGAAGGATGACCAGGGCGTCGTCGGCCTGCACCAGACGGGCATTCCGGACGAAATCGAGCCCGGCCTCTCCCTGAAGCGCATGCAGGTGGACGAGCGGGCCATCGCCACTTACCTCGTCACCACCTACTTCTCCACCGCCGTCCTCGTGCCCGATGCGCTCGGCGTGCTGGAGAACATCGAGCTGGGCGTCTGA